A part of Limihaloglobus sulfuriphilus genomic DNA contains:
- the purH gene encoding bifunctional phosphoribosylaminoimidazolecarboxamide formyltransferase/IMP cyclohydrolase, protein MNVKIKRALISVSDKTGVAEFAKKLAGFGVEIISTGGTAKCLSEAGLDVISIDSVTGFPEMMNGRVKTLHPKIHGGLLGLRDNKEHTDAMEQHDITPIDLVCVNLYPFEQTIAKSDCTFADAIENIDIGGPSMVRSAAKNNKFVTVVTDPAHYEEVLSEMQANDGCTTTQLRAKFAAAAFSLTANYDAAISKYLNSKQSNEFPDRVSLAMTKAAELRYGENPHQSGAFYRLAKKDEVSVGNARVLPGSTTDISFNNLLDVNAAFELVKEFTRPAAVVVKHLNPCGCAVDDDIKVAYEKAYLGDVVSAFGGIIALNRKVDAELATIIMESYARFGKANGASGFFAEVIIAPEYDKEALEIIRTLKGWGERVRLMETGPISRDSIDTSEYDVRCIVGGMLLQKRDLAGWEPENLTYPTKLKPTEQQLIDLELAWITAKHVKSNTITLVSGSKLVGVGAGQMNRVESGLIAFKMAGEKAKGSAMGSDAFFPFPDNIENAAKAGIACIVQPGGSKKDDEVIAKADELGIAMVFTGKRHFKH, encoded by the coding sequence ATGAATGTCAAGATCAAGAGAGCCCTTATAAGTGTATCAGATAAAACAGGCGTTGCCGAGTTTGCCAAAAAACTGGCCGGTTTCGGTGTTGAGATAATCAGCACCGGCGGAACAGCTAAATGCCTCAGCGAAGCCGGTTTAGATGTTATCAGCATCGATTCTGTTACGGGCTTTCCTGAAATGATGAACGGCCGCGTAAAGACGCTGCACCCCAAGATTCACGGCGGTCTGCTGGGCCTGCGGGATAACAAAGAGCATACCGATGCCATGGAGCAGCATGATATAACGCCTATTGATCTGGTATGCGTCAATCTTTATCCGTTTGAGCAGACAATCGCCAAATCTGATTGCACGTTCGCGGACGCTATTGAAAATATTGATATCGGCGGGCCGAGCATGGTTCGCTCTGCCGCGAAAAACAACAAATTTGTAACCGTTGTTACAGATCCGGCTCATTACGAAGAGGTTCTCTCCGAGATGCAGGCCAACGACGGCTGCACAACTACCCAGCTTCGGGCAAAATTCGCCGCGGCTGCATTCAGCCTGACGGCAAACTATGACGCGGCAATAAGCAAATACCTTAACTCTAAACAGAGCAATGAGTTCCCTGATCGTGTTTCTCTGGCTATGACCAAAGCTGCCGAGCTTCGATACGGCGAAAATCCGCATCAATCCGGTGCGTTTTACCGTTTGGCAAAGAAAGATGAAGTCAGTGTGGGAAATGCCAGAGTCCTGCCCGGCAGCACCACGGATATCAGCTTCAACAACCTTCTCGACGTAAACGCGGCATTTGAGCTGGTAAAGGAGTTCACACGCCCCGCCGCGGTTGTTGTAAAACACCTCAATCCATGCGGCTGTGCGGTTGATGATGACATAAAGGTTGCCTATGAAAAGGCTTACCTCGGCGATGTTGTCAGTGCCTTTGGCGGCATTATCGCTCTGAACCGCAAGGTTGACGCGGAGCTTGCCACTATCATTATGGAATCCTACGCCAGATTCGGCAAGGCCAATGGTGCCAGCGGTTTCTTCGCCGAGGTTATCATAGCTCCCGAATACGATAAAGAGGCACTTGAGATTATTCGTACCCTTAAAGGCTGGGGCGAGAGAGTCCGGCTCATGGAAACAGGCCCCATATCTCGTGATTCAATCGACACTTCTGAGTATGATGTCCGCTGTATTGTCGGCGGTATGCTGCTCCAGAAACGCGACCTGGCGGGCTGGGAGCCGGAGAATCTTACGTATCCGACAAAGCTCAAACCGACCGAGCAGCAGCTTATAGACCTTGAACTGGCATGGATAACCGCTAAGCATGTCAAAAGTAATACGATAACCCTTGTAAGCGGCTCAAAACTTGTCGGTGTGGGTGCCGGCCAGATGAACCGTGTGGAATCCGGACTTATCGCCTTTAAGATGGCCGGCGAAAAGGCCAAGGGATCCGCGATGGGTTCTGACGCTTTCTTCCCGTTCCCGGACAATATCGAAAACGCAGCCAAAGCAGGCATTGCTTGTATCGTGCAGCCGGGCGGCTCAAAGAAAGATGATGAGGTCATCGCTAAAGCAGATGAGCTGGGAATCGCAATGGTATTCACCGGCAAACGCCATTTCAAGCACTAA
- a CDS encoding Fic family protein: MKPKFSITNRITNALTRIERARGFLDAANLSRRWVENMSRRALLLEAHYTTHIEGTELTLEQAEKVWRGERPEGTNEDDVRELLNYRNAFELVAGHLGGGSEITETLIREIHKRLVEGVRGGQGMPGRYRKTQNYVVNSRTKEVIYTPPPPAEVPVMMAELVSWLAKDTDIHPVLVAGIVQFQLVHIHPFVDGNGRTSRLLSTLCLYRSGYDFKRLFTISEYYDRNRMDFYKALQDVRRNSMDMTCWLDYFVVGLATQLDEVKSRGRAVIKADVIAREHGLNDRQVKALAWMLELETMRISDYENVCPGTSRRTLQRDLKKLEEIGLVSQNGAARDVYYVINE, from the coding sequence ATGAAACCCAAATTCAGTATAACCAACCGAATTACAAACGCTCTGACTCGAATCGAGCGTGCGAGAGGGTTTTTAGACGCGGCTAATCTTTCGCGGCGATGGGTTGAGAATATGAGCCGGCGTGCGCTGCTGCTTGAGGCACATTATACTACCCATATCGAGGGCACAGAGCTTACCCTCGAACAGGCCGAGAAGGTGTGGCGTGGTGAACGGCCTGAAGGAACAAACGAAGATGATGTCCGGGAGCTTTTGAACTACCGAAACGCCTTTGAACTTGTCGCAGGACACTTAGGCGGCGGATCAGAAATTACTGAAACGCTGATTCGAGAGATTCACAAACGGCTTGTTGAGGGTGTTCGCGGCGGTCAGGGTATGCCGGGCCGGTACCGCAAAACACAGAATTATGTGGTTAACTCACGCACAAAAGAGGTGATATATACGCCGCCGCCGCCGGCAGAAGTGCCGGTGATGATGGCCGAACTGGTTAGTTGGCTCGCTAAAGATACGGATATTCACCCTGTGCTTGTTGCCGGCATAGTACAGTTTCAGCTTGTGCATATACACCCGTTTGTGGACGGCAACGGCAGGACGTCTCGTCTGCTTTCCACTCTGTGTCTGTACCGCAGCGGCTATGATTTTAAGCGGCTCTTTACAATAAGCGAATATTATGACCGAAACCGGATGGATTTTTACAAGGCTTTGCAGGATGTCCGTAGAAATTCTATGGATATGACATGCTGGCTGGATTATTTCGTTGTCGGCCTGGCAACCCAGCTGGATGAAGTAAAGTCTCGCGGCAGAGCGGTTATAAAGGCCGATGTAATTGCTCGTGAACATGGACTAAACGACCGCCAGGTAAAGGCCCTCGCCTGGATGTTAGAGCTCGAGACAATGCGGATCAGTGATTATGAGAATGTCTGCCCGGGTACAAGCAGGCGGACACTTCAGAGAGACCTGAAGAAACTGGAAGAAATTGGCCTTGTCAGCCAAAATGGTGCGGCAAGGGATGTTTATTATGTTATTAACGAATAG
- a CDS encoding PQQ-binding-like beta-propeller repeat protein has protein sequence MIKKSLFFIITAIVISGCAEKKKAEPAAENEKTADEIISPFELNDNMMSFQWQSAIPLKAGEKIAQSFTYEGDLFAVTSKNLIFCLDRITGELKFVKTLSEPGLPVSPPVIYDSRLYFSVGSQIVIVDPKEYKAQPQFRMDNPPVANLVIKQGYLYAALTDKRLRCYDLDDNMQVFSVVPDDQSGIQSFAVDANRAYIVSNDANVYGISRFEPVKYWANQLLNGIPGDIIVSENSVYVAGEDGMIYKINSSNGVTTWKAVLGTTIDKKVRIVDGMVMVETLSKGVYAISDETGEVLWHCDGCRQLVSMYRDTMTLLTDDSLVVVKSSNGEIVKSVKVANPAGGVFNQADSMSYVYDYKGNICCVDELK, from the coding sequence ATGATAAAAAAATCATTATTCTTTATTATTACTGCAATTGTAATCAGCGGCTGCGCCGAAAAGAAAAAAGCGGAACCTGCTGCTGAGAATGAAAAAACAGCAGATGAAATTATATCACCCTTTGAGCTTAACGACAATATGATGTCGTTCCAGTGGCAGTCAGCCATACCCCTCAAAGCGGGCGAGAAAATTGCACAGAGCTTTACATATGAAGGTGACTTGTTTGCGGTAACCAGCAAAAATCTCATATTCTGTCTGGATCGGATAACCGGCGAGCTGAAATTTGTTAAAACCCTTTCTGAACCTGGATTGCCTGTTAGCCCGCCTGTGATTTATGATTCCAGGCTGTATTTCTCTGTCGGTTCACAGATTGTAATAGTTGATCCCAAAGAATATAAAGCTCAGCCGCAATTCCGTATGGATAACCCGCCGGTCGCCAATCTGGTAATCAAACAAGGGTATTTGTACGCTGCCCTGACAGATAAACGTCTGCGCTGCTATGATTTAGATGATAATATGCAGGTCTTTTCAGTTGTTCCCGATGACCAGTCGGGGATTCAGTCATTTGCTGTCGATGCAAACAGGGCTTACATTGTCAGTAATGATGCCAATGTTTACGGAATATCCAGGTTTGAGCCTGTAAAGTACTGGGCCAATCAGCTTTTGAACGGCATACCCGGTGATATAATAGTCTCAGAAAATTCCGTGTATGTCGCGGGCGAAGACGGCATGATATACAAGATAAATTCTTCAAATGGGGTTACAACCTGGAAGGCTGTCCTGGGAACAACGATAGACAAAAAGGTCAGAATTGTTGACGGCATGGTAATGGTTGAGACACTGTCTAAAGGCGTATATGCAATCAGCGATGAAACCGGTGAAGTTTTGTGGCACTGTGACGGCTGCAGACAGCTTGTTTCCATGTACCGCGATACAATGACACTGCTCACCGATGATTCGCTTGTAGTGGTTAAATCCTCAAATGGCGAGATTGTCAAGAGTGTCAAGGTTGCGAATCCCGCCGGTGGTGTATTTAATCAAGCAGATTCAATGAGTTATGTTTACGACTATAAGGGTAACATCTGCTGCGTGGATGAACTGAAATAG
- a CDS encoding MazG nucleotide pyrophosphohydrolase domain-containing protein yields the protein MRIRDFQNWILEKYGQRDNERGTSGTFMWFIEEVGELATALHGDDIDNKHEEFADVFAWLCTLANINGVDLEKAIEKYTVKGVEGFK from the coding sequence ATGCGAATCAGGGATTTTCAGAATTGGATATTAGAGAAATACGGTCAGCGTGACAATGAACGCGGCACGTCGGGGACCTTTATGTGGTTTATCGAGGAGGTTGGCGAGCTGGCAACGGCCCTGCACGGCGACGATATTGATAACAAGCACGAAGAATTCGCCGATGTTTTCGCCTGGCTGTGCACCTTAGCCAATATCAACGGTGTTGACCTTGAAAAGGCTATCGAAAAATATACCGTAAAGGGCGTAGAAGGGTTTAAATAA
- a CDS encoding cation:proton antiporter — MLIALQNIDIHHLNIVLMMGIVVFGGIVGAKLFQRLKIPQVIGYIVIGLIIGESALGIVPRETIETLKPLNYFALGIIGFIIGGELKLDMFRRFGKQFTAILIAEGVLAFLLVGSAATVICLLFGMETKLALAVGIVLGAISSATDPASTIQVLWEYKSRGMLTTAVTAIVALDDALALTLYGLGTAIAGILAGGTGNGIALSLLYAFLELAGALVLGLIGGAVLLWILRKTNDIQSVLAFAIGAVLLVLGLSIALNLDIILASMAMGLFITNVAPNRSKDTFELVHKFAPPIYVMFFVFVGAGIQISSLTTIAWVLVLVYVVGRSLGKMFGSSIGAKIAGSQPKIKKYLGMCLFAQGGVAVGLCILAGQRFSAYPEVGELIVLVVAATTLVVQFLGPAFVKLAVTKSGEAGLNITEDDLLTEYSVKDVMEESPAVIRHNYNLNQILDTFRQSNHICYPVVNQKDELIGVITIDGIRETFMYQEAMPWLLAEDLMRPVGHITSSGELLIEAVKRIRESHLDYMCVATGEPHKLEGLLDYRRAMRKLNAEIIRRRELVDQSFA; from the coding sequence ATGTTAATAGCTTTACAAAATATTGATATACATCACCTTAATATAGTTCTTATGATGGGCATCGTTGTTTTCGGCGGTATCGTCGGGGCAAAACTTTTTCAGCGGCTCAAGATTCCGCAGGTAATTGGTTATATCGTTATAGGCCTTATAATAGGAGAGAGTGCCCTTGGTATAGTCCCCAGGGAAACAATAGAGACGCTCAAGCCGCTCAACTACTTTGCTTTGGGAATTATCGGCTTTATCATCGGCGGTGAGCTGAAACTCGATATGTTTCGGCGGTTCGGCAAACAGTTCACCGCTATCCTCATAGCAGAAGGTGTGCTTGCCTTTTTACTGGTGGGCTCAGCGGCAACTGTAATATGTTTGCTCTTCGGGATGGAGACCAAACTTGCTCTGGCTGTGGGAATTGTACTTGGTGCGATATCCTCTGCGACAGACCCCGCCTCAACAATACAGGTATTATGGGAATACAAAAGCCGCGGAATGCTCACCACCGCAGTTACGGCAATTGTTGCCCTTGATGATGCACTGGCACTGACCCTGTACGGTCTTGGAACGGCAATTGCGGGCATATTAGCCGGCGGAACAGGAAACGGAATCGCCCTCTCACTGCTGTACGCCTTTCTTGAGCTGGCCGGAGCACTTGTGCTCGGACTAATCGGCGGAGCGGTTCTGCTGTGGATTCTCCGCAAAACAAATGATATTCAGAGTGTTCTGGCCTTTGCTATAGGCGCGGTGCTTCTGGTACTGGGGCTCTCGATCGCCCTGAACCTTGACATAATTTTGGCTTCAATGGCGATGGGGCTTTTCATAACCAACGTCGCTCCCAACCGCAGTAAGGACACATTTGAGCTTGTGCATAAGTTCGCCCCGCCTATATATGTAATGTTTTTCGTGTTTGTCGGTGCTGGGATACAGATCTCCAGTCTTACAACGATTGCATGGGTTCTGGTGCTTGTATATGTTGTAGGGCGAAGCCTGGGCAAGATGTTCGGCTCCTCAATAGGGGCAAAAATAGCCGGCTCACAACCTAAAATAAAAAAATATCTCGGCATGTGCCTCTTTGCCCAGGGCGGCGTTGCGGTCGGGTTGTGTATCCTTGCCGGGCAGAGATTTTCGGCGTATCCGGAGGTTGGAGAGCTCATAGTCCTTGTTGTAGCCGCGACTACGCTTGTTGTTCAGTTTCTCGGGCCGGCATTTGTCAAGCTCGCTGTAACTAAGAGCGGAGAAGCCGGGCTCAATATCACTGAAGACGACCTGCTTACGGAATATTCCGTGAAAGATGTCATGGAAGAATCGCCCGCGGTCATCAGGCATAATTACAATCTGAATCAGATTCTCGATACATTCAGACAGAGCAACCACATCTGCTATCCCGTTGTGAATCAAAAAGATGAGCTCATCGGCGTTATCACGATTGACGGCATCAGGGAGACATTTATGTACCAGGAAGCGATGCCGTGGCTGCTGGCAGAGGACCTGATGCGGCCGGTCGGGCATATCACAAGCTCAGGCGAGCTTCTAATCGAAGCCGTCAAAAGAATTCGCGAATCCCACTTAGACTATATGTGCGTTGCCACCGGTGAACCGCATAAATTAGAGGGCCTGCTCGACTATCGCAGAGCAATGCGAAAACTCAACGCAGAGATTATCCGCCGCCGCGAACTAGTAGATCAGAGCTTTGCATAA